The Methylomonas montana genome has a window encoding:
- a CDS encoding restriction endonuclease subunit S gives MSSDVRLLKLSDICTDVSYGYTESAIDEAVGPKFLRITDIQGGEVNWKNVPYCSIDEEKVAKYLLEHGDIVVARTGNSTGENYAYKGNEQTVFASYLIRFRIDRLKANPFFIWYQMRSRRWWDFVESSKSGSAQAGANAKVLGAFEVNLPSLSLQNEIVRFLESIDNKIQLNRQTNQTLEQIAQALFKSWFVDFEPVKAKMVAKQAGVNAEQIEHAALCAISGKTPEQLAQLDPQTLQQLKTTAALFPDALVDSELGEIPEGWEITVLGELLEFNPKRTLKSGTLAPYLDMKNVPTQGHLADEVLLREMASGTKFINGDTLLARITPCLENGKTAYVDFLEKEQVGWGSTEYIVMRPKNGRPTSLGYMIARLDSFRAKAIQTMTGTSGRQRASSQALAEQAWVDYPIELLNIYDLVAGRYLDKAKINGDENKVLSELRDSLLPKLLSGEIKLSNF, from the coding sequence CTTATGGTTATACAGAAAGCGCAATCGACGAGGCGGTTGGCCCAAAGTTTTTGAGAATTACTGATATACAGGGCGGGGAAGTAAATTGGAAAAATGTGCCGTACTGTTCGATTGATGAAGAAAAAGTTGCCAAGTATTTATTGGAACATGGAGATATAGTTGTTGCTCGTACAGGGAATAGTACAGGCGAAAATTACGCATATAAAGGGAATGAACAAACAGTATTTGCTTCGTACTTAATTAGATTTCGTATCGATAGACTAAAGGCGAACCCATTTTTTATTTGGTATCAAATGCGATCGCGGCGTTGGTGGGATTTTGTTGAAAGCTCGAAAAGCGGCTCGGCTCAGGCAGGTGCAAATGCAAAAGTTCTTGGTGCATTTGAAGTTAACTTGCCTTCATTGTCATTACAAAATGAAATTGTTCGTTTCTTGGAGAGCATTGACAACAAAATCCAACTCAATCGCCAAACCAACCAAACCCTGGAACAAATCGCCCAAGCCCTATTTAAAAGCTGGTTTGTCGATTTTGAGCCTGTTAAAGCCAAAATGGTTGCCAAACAAGCAGGCGTAAATGCCGAGCAAATCGAACACGCCGCCCTATGCGCCATCAGCGGCAAAACCCCGGAACAACTCGCCCAACTCGACCCGCAAACCCTACAACAACTCAAAACCACCGCCGCCTTATTTCCCGATGCCTTGGTAGATTCTGAGTTGGGGGAAATACCGGAAGGGTGGGAAATTACAGTATTAGGTGAATTGTTAGAGTTCAATCCTAAGCGCACACTTAAATCTGGTACGTTAGCGCCTTATCTTGATATGAAAAATGTTCCTACTCAAGGGCACTTGGCTGATGAAGTTTTGTTACGGGAAATGGCAAGCGGAACAAAATTTATCAACGGAGATACATTGCTGGCTCGAATCACTCCTTGTCTGGAAAATGGTAAGACTGCATACGTGGATTTTTTAGAAAAAGAGCAGGTCGGTTGGGGGTCAACTGAGTATATTGTCATGCGACCAAAAAACGGTAGGCCGACTTCGCTAGGTTATATGATTGCTCGGTTGGATTCATTTAGAGCAAAAGCAATTCAAACTATGACAGGTACTAGTGGTCGTCAACGTGCTAGTTCTCAGGCACTAGCGGAACAAGCATGGGTCGATTATCCCATCGAACTATTAAACATTTACGATCTTGTAGCAGGTCGTTATTTGGATAAAGCCAAAATTAATGGGGACGAAAATAAAGTATTGTCTGAGCTCAGAGACTCTCTACTCCCCAAACTCCTCTCCGGCGAAATCAAGCTGAGTAATTTTTAA
- a CDS encoding helix-turn-helix domain-containing protein: MRRFLLLDEAEVQQAFAAHLRGLREQAKLSREALAERSSVPAATIKKFERTGQIAFRQLLLLWQSLDDLQRLYALTQPASKGAALPSSIDEVLKDEF, translated from the coding sequence ATGCGTCGATTTTTATTGCTGGATGAGGCGGAAGTGCAACAGGCGTTTGCTGCCCATCTGCGTGGCCTGCGTGAACAGGCAAAATTGTCGAGAGAAGCGCTGGCGGAGCGTAGCAGTGTGCCTGCCGCGACCATCAAAAAGTTTGAACGCACGGGGCAGATCGCTTTTCGGCAACTGCTGCTGCTTTGGCAAAGCCTGGATGATTTACAACGCTTGTATGCCTTGACTCAGCCCGCAAGCAAGGGCGCGGCGCTGCCCAGCTCGATTGATGAGGTGCTGAAAGATGAATTTTAA